The segment AAGATATAGTTCCTTCACTTCATTTACCTTTGCATATTCTACTAATTTAAGACATGATGTTTTGCCAAATCCTTTTCCTCTAAATGATTTTTTTACAACTAAGGAACGAAGTAATCCATAGTCTTTAAAAATTTCTACTCCAGCAATACCAACAACTTCAGATTTTTTATATCCTATGAAAAAACAATTTACTTTTGAATAAATATCCTCATAAGGGAGATTATTATCACTAAGAAGCTTTTCTATGAAAGGTATGTCTTTTTTATCAGCCTTTTTTATTTTCATTTTATATCAATAAAGGGGTGTGATTCATAATTCAAACTTTTGTTTTAAAATTTCCTCTAACTTTTGTTTATAAAAGAAATCAACTATATTTTGCTTTTTAATAATTTTACCAAAT is part of the Actinomycetota bacterium genome and harbors:
- a CDS encoding GNAT family N-acetyltransferase, whose protein sequence is MKIKKADKKDIPFIEKLLSDNNLPYEDIYSKVNCFFIGYKKSEVVGIAGVEIFKDYGLLRSLVVKKSFRGKGFGKTSCLKLVEYAKVNEVKELYLLTTTAKKFFKKIGFDEFERALVPSTIQNTTEFKYLCPSSATCMRMLIN